A window of Fusobacterium sp. DD2 genomic DNA:
TGCTGGAGCAGAGCTTTAGTCAAATCTTATTCTTCATCTTTTTTAATAATCTTAAGTGCTATTAATTTATCATAGTTTTTTTCTATAAACTCATCTGTAATTCTACAAGATTCAACTTTTGAAACTACAGGAACAGAAAATCCTATATAGTTAATATCGATATCCTGATCTGTAAGTTCAAACTTTTCTCCATTTTTTAAAGCAAGAGCAAAAAGCTCCATATCAAATCCTTTTCTGTATTCACCGATATTTTTTCTCATAGTAACACCTTCCCCTCTCTTATACAAACAAATAAAAAATTACCAATTAATTTTTTTATATTATATAGATTTATTGCAATTTTGGCAAGATTATTCGCTCTTAATATTTTTACAAATTACAAGAACATATATTTTTTGTACTTTATTATCATCTCTTAAGTGTTCACAAAGCCCTCTCAAAGTGGCTCCAGTACTGTATAAATCATCTACTAAAAGGATATTTCCTTTCTTTGTAAGATTTCTCTCTTTAGTAATACTGTTTTTAAAAAGTTCAAGTTTTTTCTCAGCTGGAAGAGCTTTTATCTCCTCAGGAGTCAATTTTCTAAAGAAATCCAAAGATATAGGTTTATTAAGTTCCTCTCCCATATGCTGAACTATTTGGAAAAGTGGTTGTGTAGTTCTCTCTCTGCTAGGTGGAGTAGCTATTATCCCATCTATCTCATCT
This region includes:
- a CDS encoding ComF family protein, producing the protein MININSILNINPMKIDGNWNEGYILDYFMLESKYKGEDIFGYPIFDVKYSELGKLMNGLKYHKEYKNAAEIAHIAVDFIKNTWKIEDEIDGIIATPPSRERTTQPLFQIVQHMGEELNKPISLDFFRKLTPEEIKALPAEKKLELFKNSITKERNLTKKGNILLVDDLYSTGATLRGLCEHLRDDNKVQKIYVLVICKNIKSE